A genomic window from Anguilla rostrata isolate EN2019 chromosome 14, ASM1855537v3, whole genome shotgun sequence includes:
- the LOC135240184 gene encoding proteinase-activated receptor 3-like — protein sequence MEIFYFNSSSVYIHKLSNSSGGGGGITPYEQCKDMPAALIFYLTLQSINLFLGIPANLMVLWLLHKNKRDSSTSDIFILHLAILDTVFCLLPPLELVNQVFLTITSAWHVLLFFYGVKDSSLLFLSCICMDRYMAVLHPITFTELKDRNHRVVCASALWLFTLTYAAAKGVNSIPHFEKLFIAMILAAFAFMLFCNVAILNALRKSGPGRDEMHPVKKRAYKMVLIILAIIVCNYFPPVVVFPFKEHFSQDVFHCYIKFVAFGCMDISSSIQPLLYLSREIPSFQYCCRKDQDSGKSTGPC from the coding sequence ATGGAGATCTTCTACTTCAACTCTTCCAGCGTCTACATCCATAAGCTGTCAAACAGcagtggtggaggtggtggcaTTACCCCGTACGAGCAGTGTAAGGACATGCCCGCCGCCCTGATATTTTATCTCACCTTGCAGTCCATCAACCTGTTCCTGGGGATCCCTGCTAACCTGATGGTGCTGTGGCTCCTGCACAAGAACAAGAGGGACTCCTCCACCTCTGACATTTTCATCCTCCACCTGGCCATACTGGATACCGTCTTCTGTCTCCTCCCACCCCTGGAACTGGTCAACCAAGTTTTCCTCACCATCACCAGCGCCTGGCATGTGCTGCTCTTCTTCTATGGGGTGAAAGACTCTTCgctgctcttcctctcctgcaTCTGCATGGATCGCTACATGGCCGTCCTGCACCCAATCACTTTCACCGAGCTGAAGGACCGAAACCACCGTGTGGTGTGCGCTAGTGCACTGTGGCTGTTCACCCTGACCTACGCGGCGGCAAAGGGTGTGAACAGCATCCCACACTTCGAGAAGCTCTTCATCGCCATGATCCTGGCAGCTTTTGCCTTCATGCTCTTCTGCAATGTGGCCATCCTGAACGCGCTCCGCAAGTCGGGCCCTGGCCGCGACGAGATGCATCCAGTCAAGAAGAGGGCCTACAAGATGGTGCTCATCATCCTGGCCATCATCGTCTGCAACTACTTCCCACCTGTAGTGGTCTTCCCATTTAAGGAGCATTTCTCCCAAGATGTGTTCCACTGTTACATCAAATTTGTAGCTTTTGGTTGCATGgacatcagcagcagcattcAACCCCTTCTCTACCTCTCCCGGGAGATTCCCAGTTTCCAATACTGTTGCCGTAAGGATCAAGACTCAGGAAAGTCCACAGGTCCATGCTGA
- the LOC135240183 gene encoding uracil nucleotide/cysteinyl leukotriene receptor-like, producing MEVYNFNSSILYIHKLSNSSDGEGDITMYEGCKDMPEVLIFYLILQFINMFLGFPANLIVLWLLHKNKGDSSSSDIFILHLAILDTFFCLIPPLELVNQVFLTTSSIWYVLRFFYGVKDSSPLFLSCICMDRYMAVLHPITFTELKDRNHRSVCAAVLWLVTLVYAAAKCVWGNIPNFEKVFVAMILAAFAFMLFCNVAILNALRKSGPGRDEMHPVKKRAFKMVSIILAIIVFNYFPPVALFPFQDYFSPDEFICFVDPIAFGFMDISSSIQPLLYLSREIPSVLCCCAEVKGSGSSTDPR from the coding sequence ATGGAGGTCTACAACTTCAACTCCTCCATCCTCTACATCCATAAGTTGTCAAACAGCAGCGATGGCGAGGGTGACATTACCATGTATGAGGGATGCAAGGACATGCCCGAGGTCCTGATATTTTATCTGATCCTGCAGTTCATCAATATGTTCCTGGGGTTCCCCGCTAACCTGATAGTGCTGTGGCTCCTGCACAAGAACAAGGGGGACTCCTCCAGCTCCGATATCTTCATCCTCCACCTGGCCATACTGGATACCTTCTTCTGCCTCATCCCACCCCTGGAACTGGTCAACCAAGTCTTTCTCACCACCAGCAGCATCTGGTACGTACTGCGCTTCTTCTACGGGGTGAAAGACTCTTCGccgctcttcctctcctgcaTCTGCATGGACCGCTACATGGCCGTCCTGCACCCAATCACCTTCACCGAGCTGAAGGACCGAAACCACCGCTCGGTCTGCGCTGCCGTGCTGTGGCTGGTCACCCTGGTCTATGCGGCGGCTAAATGCGTATGGGGCAACATCCCCAACTTCGAGAAGGTCTTTGTCGCCATGATCCTGGCAGCTTTTGCCTTCATGCTCTTCTGCAATGTGGCCATCCTGAACGCGCTCCGCAAGTCAGGCCCTGGTCGTGATGAGATGCACCCCGTCAAGAAGAGGGCCTTCAAGATGGTGTCCATCATCCTGGCCATCATCGTCTTCAACTATTTCCCACCTGTAGCGCTCTTCCCCTTCCAGGACTACTTCTCCCCGGACGAGTTCATCTGCTTTGTCGACCCTATAGCCTTTGGCTTCATGgacatcagcagcagcattcAGCCTCTTCTCTACCTCTCCCGGGAGATTCCCAGTGTCCTTTGCTGCTGCGCTGAGGTTAAAGGCTCGGGAAGCTCCACCGATCCACGTTGA
- the LOC135240185 gene encoding uracil nucleotide/cysteinyl leukotriene receptor-like has product MENFNTSILYIHKPSNSSSGRGDLTLYEQCKDMPAAVIFYLTLQFINLFLGMPANLMVLWLLHKNKGDSSSSDIFILHLAILDTLFCLLPPLELANKLFLTISSTWYILLFFYGVKDSSPLFLSCICLDRYMAVLHPITFTELKDRNHRSVCAAVVWLITLVYAAAKCVGNIPNFEKAFTVMILAAFTIMLFCNVAILNALRKSGPGRDEMHPVKKRAFKMVLIIQAIVVFNYFPPVALFPFQDYFSQDVFQCCVRFAAYGFMDISSSIQPVLYLSREKIPSILYCCCKDRDPGNSTDTC; this is encoded by the coding sequence ATGGAGAACTTCAACACCTCAATCCTCTACATCCATAAGCCATCGAACAGCAGCAGTGGGAGGGGTGACCTTACCTTGTACGAGCAGTGTAAGGACATGCCCGCCGCCGTGATCTTTTATCTCACTTTGCAGTTCATCAACCTGTTCCTGGGAATGCCCGCTAACCTAATGGTGCTGTGGCTCCTGCACAAGAACAAGGGGGACTCCTCCAGCTCTGACATCTTCATCCTCCACCTGGCCATACTTGATACCCTCTTCTGCCTCCTACCACCCCTGGAGCTGGCCAACAAACTCTTCCTCACCATCAGCAGCACCTGGTACATACTGCTGTTCTTCTACGGGGTGAAAGACTCTTCGccgctcttcctctcctgcaTCTGCTTGGACCGCTACATGGCCGTCCTGCACCCAATCACCTTCACCGAGCTGAAGGACCGAAACCACCGCTCGGTCTGCGCTGCTGTGGTGTGGCTGATCACCCTGGTCTATGCCGCGGCCAAATGCGTGGGCAACATCCCCAACTTTGAGAAGGCCTTCACCGTCATGATCCTGGCAGCTTTTACCATCATGCTCTTCTGTAATGTGGCCATCCTGAACGCGCTCCGCAAGTCAGGCCCTGGCCGTGATGAGATGCACCCCGTCAAGAAGAGGGCCTTCAAAATGGTGCTCATCATCCAGGCCATTGTAGTCTTCAACTACTTCCCACCTGTAGCGCTCTTCCCCTTTCAGGACTACTTTTCCCAAGATGTGTTCCAATGCTGCGTCAGATTTGCAGCTTATGGCTTCATGgacatcagcagcagcattcAGCCCGTTCTCTACCTCTCCCGGGAGAAGATTCCCAGCATCCTTTATTGCTGCTGTAAGGATCGAGACCCAGGAAACTCCACTGATACATGCTGA